A stretch of the Neofelis nebulosa isolate mNeoNeb1 chromosome 1, mNeoNeb1.pri, whole genome shotgun sequence genome encodes the following:
- the TEX26 gene encoding testis-expressed protein 26, protein MRTAFTPKTGAVPALIRRKGIRRLGYTYSLSDPIPNQTQYNDEYVWKSYSKEDWIKTGTSRGVRSQISRPSQDFFLWTLPQGQSTASIKNHLPWKIAATKEEVRKAIANQFISSTRRDFVDTAKAQEIQESSQMSLGQKKLLPQPADTEFRRNYQVPAKIPELQDFSFRYGCYSSLPVASQGLVPSVLYSHMRNQERTKKQTTYQSDYGKTYLDFLVILNSFTPSQITEYLQSLSYKDRQILDRFIRSHCGVDVGQENNGNGSNEEN, encoded by the exons ATGAGGACTGCATTCACGCCCAAGACGGGAGCGGTGCCTGCTTTAATTCG TCGAAAGGGTATCAGAAGACTAGGATATACCTATTCACTTAGTGACCCTATTCCCAATCAGACACAGTACAACGATGAGTATGTTTGGAAATCATATTCTAAAGAAGACTGGATCAAAACCGGGACTTCAAGAGGAGTCAGGAGCCAAATATCTCGCCCCAGTCAA GATTTCTTTCTCTGGACGTTGCCTCAGGGCCAATCAACAGCATCAATAAAGAACCACCTCCCTTGGAAAATCGCTGCTACAAAGGAAGAGGTTAGGAAGGCAATAGCAAATCAGTTTATTTCTAGTACTAGAAGAGACTTTGTGGACACAGCAAAAG CTCAGGAGATTCAGGAAAGTTCTCAGATGTCGCTGGGACAGAAAAAGTTACTTCCTCAACCTGCAGACACTGAGTTTCGACGGAATTACCAAGTTCCAGCTAAAATTCCTGAGCTTCAGGACTTTAGCTTCAGATATGGATGCTACTCAAGCCTCCCAGTTGCTTCTCAGGGTCTAG TCCCTTCCGTGCTGTACAGCCACATGAGGAATCAAGAACGCACAAAGAAGCAGACTACGTACCAAAGCGATTATGGGAAGACCTACCTGGATTTCTTAGTGATTTTAAACTCATTTACTCCCTCTCAAATCACAGAGTACCTTCAGAGTCTTTCCTATAAAG ACAGACAAATTCTTGATCGCTTTATTCGCTCTCACTGTGGCGTTGACGTGGGACAGGAAAATAACGGAAACGgttcaaatgaagaaaattga